Proteins co-encoded in one Brassica oleracea var. oleracea cultivar TO1000 chromosome C4, BOL, whole genome shotgun sequence genomic window:
- the LOC106340281 gene encoding protein ENDOSPERM DEFECTIVE 1-like has protein sequence MEARTGREHPSTPAAIAPVAAAPPPPPPSTRRPRVREVSSRFMSPVSSSSSSSSSAGDLHLTTPRHHHHLNHRSVSVQKSRRQLKLAEGDENHRPSDTARSLDSPFPIHHDGRKNQQQSNNRSKPLKENGQHRLDTPTLPPPSRSRLNQQRLLTSSAAARLLRLSVSSTDGEEDKSSASDLFRSHAKKAVNSQAASPLRRSLSASCDDPSSFRDARASLSLPPVAPNSKAQADIKKQKKVSGQQADAHSLKLLHNRYLQWRFANANAEVKTQAQKAQAEMMFHSLGLKMSELSESVKEKRIELERLLRVKAVKEIVESQIPYLEQWTTIEDEYSTSLSETSEALRNASLRLPLDADIKVETKELAEVLTGASKSVEGIVQNIGHLLPKTQEMETLISELARVSSIEKASVQDCGVTLLKTHSAHIEECYLRSQLIQQQQHKKCELQK, from the exons ATGGAGGCGAGAACCGGCCGAGAGCACCCATCGACACCAGCAGCAATCGCACCGGTGGCTGCCGCTCCTCCTCCTCCTCCGCCGTCTACACGGCGTCCGAGAGTGAGAGAAGTCAGCTCGAGATTCATGTCTCCGGTCTCTTCATCTTCATCTTCCTCCTCCTCCGCCGGAGATCTCCACCTAACGACTCCCAGGCACCATCATCACCTTAATCACCGATCCGTTTCCGTTCAGAAGTCGAGACGGCAGTTGAAGCTAGCGGAAGGCGACGAGAACCACCGCCCCTCCGATACGGCGCGTAGCCTAGACTCTCCGTTTCCGATCCACCACGACGGACGGAAGAACCAGCAGCAGAGTAATAATCGATCCAAGCCGTTGAAGGAGAACGGCCAACACCGTCTCGACACTCCGACGTTGCCGCCTCCGTCTAGATCTAGACTGAACCAGCAGCGTCTGCTTACATCCTCCGCCGCGGCTAGGCTTCTCCGGCTATCGGTCTCCTCCACTGACGGTGAAGAAGACAAATCCAGCGCCTCGGATCTGTTTCGGAGCCACGCGAAGAAGGCCGTCAACAGTCAAGCCGCGTCTCCTCTCAGGCGATCCCTGAGTGCTTCTTGCGATGATCCGTCGTCGTTTCGAGACGCGAGAGCTTCGTTGTCTTTGCCTCCTGTGGCACCTAACTCGAAGGCTCAGGCTGATATAAAGAAGCAGAAGAAAGTTTCAGGGCAACAAGCTGATGCACATTCTCTGAAACTTCTCCATAACCGATACTTGCAGTGGAGATTCGCTAATGCGAACGCTGAGGTCAAAACGCAAGCTCAGAAGGCACAAGCTGAG ATGATGTTTCACTCCCTTGGTTTGAAAATGTCAGAGCTCTCTGAATCTGTAAAGGAGAAACGAATAGAACTGGAGAGATTGTTGAGAGTGAAAGCTGTTAAGGAGATTGTGGAGTCTCAA ATTCCTTATTTGGAACAATGGACAACAATTGAAGATGAATACTCAACTTCATTATCAGAAACATCTGAAGCTTTACGGAATGCTTCACTGCGGCTCCCGCTCGATGCTGATATCAAG GTTGAGACTAAAGAGTTAGCAGAAGTACTTACTGGGGCTTCAAAGTCCGTTGAAGGCATTGTGCAAAACATTGGACATCTTTTGCCTAAG ACGCAAGAGATGGAGACTTTGATATCTGAACTAGCAAGAGTAAGCAGCATAGAGAAGGCATCAGTACAAGATTGTGGAGTTACACTACTGAAGACACATTCAGCTCAT ATTGAGGAGTGTTATCTTAGGAGTCAGCTTATTCAACAACAACAGCACAAGAAGTGTGAACTTCAAAAATAG
- the LOC106336606 gene encoding pre-mRNA-splicing factor CWC25 homolog: protein MGMKFLNKKGWHTGSLRNIENVWKAEQKQEAEQKKLEELRLQIVQEKERSEFRALQEQAGLIPRQERLEFLYDSGLAVGKGSASGSGVSFQREEQPLANAAEAGNNAGEKPDPSAPGALFEDKTPSANDSWRKLHSDPLLLIRQREQEALARIKNNPVKMALIRKSVEEKGKGKDGGAKEHKKKRKHRKHSSSRHHSDSGEDSGEETGRKSRHHRASGDHDKHYERESRDKHSERRRSDLEDESRRRESQDKHYERRRSELDDESKRRESQDKHYERRRSELDDESKRRERRRDDRPSEKYRNHSPYSSRLERENLKSYGEDDRKRKTEDLDNVKPPSREDNGFQNRRRKGGSKLSEEERAARFKQMQMDAEVHEEQRWRRLKKADESDAVEASKNKNSLGKSFLDEANKSVYGVEKGGSSTIEESVRRRSFYSQRGTEAEGNAFRR from the exons ATGGGGATGAAATTTTTGAACAAGAAGGGATGGCATACGGGGAGCCTCCGTAACATCGAGAACGTGTGGAAGGCTGAGCAGAAACAAGAGGCCGAGCAGAAAAAACTCGAGGAGCTTCGTCTACAGATCGTCCAGGAGAAGGAGCGTTCTGAGTTTCGCGCTCTCCAGGAACAAGCCGGTCTCATCCC GAGACAAGAGAGGTTAGAGTTTCTGTATGATTCAGGATTAGCTGTTGGGAAAGGGAGTGCGAGTGGTTCAGGTGTGTCGTTTCAGAGAGAAGAGCAGCCTTTAGCTAATGCTGCGGAAGCTGGTAATAATGCTGGTGAGAAGCCAGATCCTTCAGCTCCTGGTGCGTTGTTTGAGGATAAGACTCCCTCTGCGAATGATTCTTGGAGGAAGCTTCACTCTGACCCTTTGCTTCTCATCAGGCAGCGCGAGCAAGAAGCTCTTGCTAGAATCAAGAACAACCCTGTCAAGATGGCTCTTATTCGAAAATCT GTGGAGGAGAAGGGAAAGGGTAAAGATGGTGGTGCAAAGGAGCACAAGAAAAAGCGTAAGCATCGTAAGCATTCTTCATCCAGACACCATTCTGATTCGGGGGAAGATTCTGGCGAAGAGACTGGAAGAAAATCACGTCATCACAGAGCATCAGGGGATCATGACAAACACTATGAGAGGGAAAGTCGTGATAAGCACTCTGAGAGACGAAGGTCTGACTTAGAGGATGAGTCCAGAAGAAGAGAGAGTCAAGATAAGCACTATGAGAGACGGAGGTCAGAGTTGGATGATGAGTCCAAAAGAAGAGAAAGTCAAGATAAGCACTATGAGAGACGGAGGTCAGAGTTGGATGATGAATCAAAGAGAAGAGAAAGACGTAGAGATGATCGACCCAGTGAGAAGTATAGGAACCACTCTCCTTACAGCAGCCGTTTAGAAAGGGAAAATCTCAAGAGTTATGGTGAAGATGACAGAAAAAGGAAAACAGAGGATTTAGACAATGTCAAGCCCCCCTCGAGGGAGGACAATGGATTCCAGAATAGACGCCGGAAGGGTGGCTCTAAACTATCAGAGGAAGAGAGAGCTGCTAGATTCAAGCAAATGCAAATGGACGCAGAGGTGCACGAGGAGCAGAGATGGAGAAGATTGAAGAAAGCTGATGAAAGTGATGCAGTGGAAGCTAGCAAGAACAAAAACTCTTTGGGCAAAAGCTTCTTGGACGAGGCTAATAAAAGTGTGTATGGAGTTGAGAAAGGTGGAAGCTCGACCATTGAAGAAAGTGTGCGTCGCAGAAGCTTTTATTCACAGCGTGGAACTGAGGCTGAAGGCAATGCTTTTCGCCGTTGA
- the LOC106337112 gene encoding uncharacterized protein LOC106337112 — MAANCKRVSFLLALVMTVVVTLCSLFVSGENEVSDLKIRTHLKRLNKPPLKSIKSPDGDVIDCVPVTDQLALAHPLLINHTVQMSPSFNPESVFSESKVSSRTKKQEPNDITQLWHVNGKCPENTVPIRRTTKQDLYRASSVERFGMKTQKSIPKLKSYDTTGVLPQNGHQHAIMYVEDGVFYGAKAKINVWNPDVEMPNEFSLAQIWVLGGNFNSDLNSIEAGWQVSPQLYGDNHTRLFTYWTSDAYQGTGCYNLLCSGFVQINREIAMGGSISPLSSYGNSQYDIIILIWKDPKEGHWWLQFGEKYIMGYWPASLFSYLSESASMIEWGGEVVNSQSEAGQHTTTQMGSGRFAEEGWGKASYFKNVQVVDGSNKLRNPENLQVFTDEENCYNVKSGNGGSWGSHFYYGGPGRNPNCP; from the exons ATGGCAGCTAATTGCAAAAGGGTTAGCTTCTTGCTGGCTCTGGTAATGACGGTGGTGGTGACTCTCTGTTCTTTATTCGTCTCCGGCGAAAATGAGGTTTCCGATCTTAAAATCCGTACCCACTTGAAACGACTCAACAAGCCACCTCTCAAATCCATAAAG AGCCCAGATGGAGATGTAATAGATTGTGTCCCAGTCACCGACCAACTAGCTTTAGCTCATCCTCTGCTCATTAACCACACTGTCCAG ATGAGTCCAAGTTTCAACCCGGAGAGTGTCTTTAGCGAGAGTAAAGTTTCATCAAGAACCAAGAAACAGGAGCCTAATGATATAACTCAGCTCTGGCATGTGAATGGGAAATGCCCAGAGAACACAGTTCCCATCAGAAGAACCACAAAGCAAGATCTTTATAGAGCCAGTTCTGTCGAGAGATTCGGTATGAAGACTCAGAAAAGCATTCCTAAGCTCAAATCTTACGACACAACTGGTGTCCTTCCACAAAATGGTCATCAG CACGCGATAATGTATGTCGAGGATGGTGTTTTCTACGGTGCTAAAGCCAAGATTAATGTATGGAATCCGGATGTGGAGATGCCTAATGAGTTTAGCTTGGCTCAGATTTGGGTTTTGGGTGGAAACTTCAACTCTGATCTTAATAGTATTGAAGCTGGCTGGCAG GTGAGTCCACAATTGTATGGTGATAACCACACTAGGCTCTTCACTTATTGGACT AGTGATGCCTACCAAGGAACAGGCTGTTACAATCTTCTGTGCTCAGGATTTGTTCAAATCAATAGGGAGATTGCAATGGGTGGATCAATCTCTCCTTTATCTAGCTATGGAAACTCTCAATATGACATTATCATTCTTATCTGGAAG GACCCAAAAGAAGGACATTGGTGGTTACAATTTGGTGAAAAGTACATAATGGGATACTGGCCAGCTTCACTCTTCTCTTACTTATCAGAAAGTGCATCAATGATTGAATGGGGAGGTGAAGTTGTGAACTCGCAGTCCGAGGCAGGACAACACACTACCACTCAGATGGGAAGTGGTCGGTTCGCAGAGGAAGGTTGGGGGAAAGCAAGTTACTTCAAGAACGTTCAAGTAGTTGATGGATCTAATAAATTGAGAAACCCTGAAAATCTTCAAGTGTTTACTGATGAAGAGAACTGTTACAATGTGAAGAGTGGCAATGGAGGTTCTTGGGGAAGTCACTTCTACTATGGTGGTCCTGGTCGAAACCCTAATTGCCCTTGA
- the LOC106340152 gene encoding uncharacterized protein LOC106340152 produces MMRMASFTVALMVIAATITIRVDGHEFSHHQEVKILRHLKRLNKPAVKSIKSEDGDVIDCVPITNQPAFDHPLLKHHTMQMRPSFIPESDSTYINEETKTINQVWHKAGECPDNTVPIRRTKKEDLLRPKSMKRFGRKPHHSIPRTTTFDPTKGHQYAIMGARNGKFYGTEVVINLWKPYVQVPDEFSLAQTWIVSGSGSSLNTIEAGWQVYPELYDDNRPRFFVYWTRDGYRRTGCYNLLCSGFVQTSNRYSVGGAYNIVSRYGGTQYDISILIWKDRKTGNWWLRVGKDIIGYWPGKLFTSLGNGATRVEWGGEIVNLKTGGKHTGTDMGSGHFADEGYKKASYVRNLKIVDGTNTLREPKSLYYFADKHNCYNVKTGNAGTSWGIHFFYGGPGRNVKCP; encoded by the exons ATGATGAGAATGGCTAGTTTCACGGTGGCTCTGATGGTGATAGCGGCGACAATAACTATTCGAGTTGATGGACATGAGTTTTCCCATCACCAGGAAGTTAAAATACTTAGACATTTGAAGCGACTCAACAAGCCTGCTGTTAAATCCATTAAG AGTGAAGATGGAGATGTAATAGATTGTGTTCCTATTACCAACCAGCCGGCTTTTGATCATCCTTTACTTAAACACCATACCATGCAG ATGAGACCGAGTTTCATCCCTGAAAGTGATTCAACGTACATCAACGAAGAGACAAAGACTATAAATCAGGTTTGGCACAAGGCTGGAGAGTGTCCTGATAACACTGTTCCCATCAGAAGAACAAAGAAAGAAGATCTCTTAAGACCTAAATCCATGAAGAGATTTGGGAGAAAGCCTCATCATAGCATCCCACGAACTACAACCTTTGATCCAACAAAAGGTCATCAG TACGCGATAATGGGTGCGAGGAACGGAAAGTTTTATGGGACAGAAGTTGTTATAAATCTGTGGAAACCATATGTCCAAGTTCCTGACGAGTTTAGCTTGGCTCAGACTTGGATTGTGTCCGGATCTGGCTCTAGTCTTAACACCATTGAAGCTGGTTGGCAG GTTTATCCAGAACTATATGATGATAACAGACCTAGATTCTTTGTTTACTGGACG CGTGATGGATATCGAAGAACCGGGTGCTACAACCTTCTCTGCTCGGGTTTTGTTCAGACAAGTAATCGATATTCAGTAGGTGGAGCTTACAACATCGTGTCACGCTACGGTGGAACTCAGTACGATATCTCTATACTTATATGGAAG GACCGGAAAACAGGAAACTGGTGGCTAAGGGTTGGCAAAGACATCATAGGTTACTGGCCTGGCAAGTTGTTCACTTCGCTAGGAAATGGAGCTACGAGAGTTGAATGGGGAGGTGAAATCGTTAACTTAAAGACTGGTGGGAAACACACGGGCACGGACATGGGAAGTGGGCATTTTGCAGATGAAGGTTACAAGAAAGCAAGCTATGTCAGGAACCTTAAGATAGTTGATGGAACTAATACTCTGAGAGAACCAAAGAGTCTTTACTACTTTGCTGATAAACACAACTGTTACAATGTGAAGACAGGAAATGCTGGGACTTCTTGGGGGATTCATTTCTTCTATGGTGGTCCAGGTCGTAACGTTAAGTGTCCTTGA